From a single Sediminibacterium sp. KACHI17 genomic region:
- a CDS encoding DUF4136 domain-containing protein has product MKQLIVLVFTVLIFTQCSTTRVFNTDAATDATPASYKTYGFYEFTAAGDTNSATFQLRVEILKNVIKAEMNARGYQFVPTRPDLLINIGILVKQQIQTRQTNWQNDGRFTYMGQRNYTWKSEEIEVGRYKEGTLTLHIVETARNKMIWQGSMSGIVPEKPDTKNNTAGKAMKKLFEKYPFRAGVGI; this is encoded by the coding sequence ATGAAACAACTAATAGTGCTAGTCTTCACTGTGTTGATTTTTACGCAGTGTTCTACGACTCGTGTATTTAATACAGATGCTGCCACTGATGCTACACCTGCATCCTACAAAACGTATGGATTTTATGAATTTACCGCTGCAGGTGATACCAATAGCGCCACGTTTCAATTACGAGTTGAAATTTTGAAGAATGTCATCAAAGCAGAAATGAATGCGAGGGGGTATCAGTTTGTACCTACTCGTCCGGATCTACTCATCAATATTGGTATACTGGTCAAACAACAGATTCAAACCCGTCAAACGAATTGGCAAAATGATGGTCGGTTTACGTACATGGGACAACGGAATTACACATGGAAAAGTGAAGAGATAGAAGTAGGCCGCTATAAAGAAGGCACATTGACATTGCATATTGTAGAAACAGCCAGAAATAAAATGATCTGGCAAGGATCGATGTCAGGAATAGTTCCCGAAAAACCGGATACAAAAAACAATACAGCCGGGAAGGCAATGAAGAAGTTATTTGAGAAGTATCCATTTAGGGCTGGGGTTGGTATATAG
- a CDS encoding Y-family DNA polymerase — MKAIVDCNSFYCSCERLFRPELKNRPVVVLSNNDGCIISRSDEAKQLGVEMAGPYFKAKPLIEKYGVATFSSNYNLYGDLSWRVMETLRMSLPPGCVEVYSVDEAFLNLDHIAPENLTAFTIQLRETVEMWTGIAVSIGVAPTKVLSKVANRLAKKNKAVTNCVLVLDTPRKIEQALKKTPIEDVWGVGYQYAVKLQRMNIATAYDLSIKDINWAGKQLGGVTGVRLVRELKGLISREMEDERIKKKMIATTRMFGAPVSALKDIKEAVATYTSRAAEKLRRQYSAANTISVFVVPKQPSTEPYFKHGPTLSRYTILPIATSFTQELIKPAMELVEQLYEEGQLYKKAGVILSGIVPDDSVQGNLFKTPSQNHNRLLMDMMDNVNFAMRDDILKFASSGTTRNWKMRQELRSPRYTTRWEELCEVE; from the coding sequence ATGAAGGCAATAGTCGACTGTAATAGTTTTTACTGCTCCTGCGAGCGATTATTCAGACCTGAGCTGAAAAATCGCCCTGTAGTTGTATTGAGCAATAATGACGGTTGTATCATTTCACGCAGCGATGAAGCCAAACAATTGGGCGTAGAAATGGCCGGACCTTATTTCAAAGCCAAACCACTGATCGAAAAATATGGTGTGGCTACTTTTTCTTCCAATTACAACTTGTATGGCGATCTAAGTTGGCGTGTCATGGAAACATTACGTATGTCATTACCACCCGGTTGTGTGGAAGTGTATTCAGTGGATGAAGCTTTTCTCAACCTCGATCATATTGCACCGGAAAACTTAACAGCATTCACGATACAGTTAAGAGAAACCGTAGAAATGTGGACAGGCATTGCTGTATCTATCGGTGTAGCACCTACCAAAGTATTGAGTAAAGTAGCCAACCGGCTTGCGAAAAAAAACAAAGCTGTCACCAATTGTGTACTCGTGTTAGATACACCGCGTAAAATTGAACAGGCATTGAAAAAAACACCGATAGAAGATGTTTGGGGGGTGGGATATCAGTATGCCGTAAAACTTCAGCGCATGAATATTGCAACAGCCTATGACCTTAGTATCAAGGATATCAACTGGGCCGGTAAACAATTGGGGGGCGTTACAGGTGTGCGTTTGGTGAGAGAATTGAAAGGACTGATCAGCAGAGAGATGGAAGATGAAAGGATCAAGAAAAAAATGATTGCCACTACCCGAATGTTTGGCGCTCCGGTATCTGCTTTGAAAGACATCAAAGAAGCGGTGGCTACTTATACATCTCGTGCTGCTGAAAAACTACGCCGACAATACTCTGCAGCTAATACCATCAGTGTGTTTGTGGTTCCCAAACAACCTTCTACTGAACCTTATTTCAAACATGGACCTACCCTCAGCAGGTATACGATTTTACCTATTGCTACTTCTTTTACACAAGAACTGATCAAGCCCGCGATGGAACTGGTAGAACAATTGTATGAAGAAGGACAACTCTATAAAAAAGCCGGTGTGATCTTAAGTGGAATTGTACCGGATGATTCTGTTCAAGGTAATCTCTTCAAAACACCATCACAAAATCACAATCGACTGTTGATGGACATGATGGACAATGTCAACTTTGCCATGCGTGATGATATACTCAAGTTCGCATCCTCCGGCACCACCCGCAACTGGAAAATGCGCCAAGAATTACGCAGTCCACGTTATACAACGAGATGGGAGGAGTTGTGTGAAGTGGAGTGA
- the umuD gene encoding translesion error-prone DNA polymerase V autoproteolytic subunit, with product MDGEQWYGAAYKGSKQYSQWEVPTANATGFGAAADDYMERGIDLNEQLIRNKPATFFFRMNSEAMTGAGIYPGDILIVDRSIRNANGRIIVAILNGELLVRRFQDAFNKKRLLAENKKFGDIELDPYGSFAVWGVVTYSIHSI from the coding sequence ATGGATGGGGAACAGTGGTACGGAGCCGCCTACAAAGGCTCCAAACAATACAGTCAGTGGGAAGTTCCTACTGCCAACGCCACCGGTTTTGGTGCCGCTGCAGATGATTATATGGAAAGAGGTATTGACCTCAATGAGCAACTCATCCGCAACAAACCGGCCACTTTTTTTTTCCGGATGAACAGCGAAGCCATGACAGGTGCCGGTATTTATCCGGGGGATATCCTGATCGTCGACAGAAGTATTCGTAATGCCAATGGGCGTATCATCGTTGCGATTCTGAATGGCGAATTATTGGTCAGAAGATTTCAGGATGCGTTCAATAAAAAAAGATTACTCGCCGAAAACAAAAAGTTCGGTGATATTGAACTGGATCCGTATGGAAGTTTTGCGGTATGGGGAGTCGTGACGTACAGCATTCATTCGATATAA